A stretch of the Fusarium musae strain F31 chromosome 2, whole genome shotgun sequence genome encodes the following:
- a CDS encoding hypothetical protein (EggNog:ENOG41~BUSCO:EOG092635DF), whose protein sequence is MAPGDVKDTSAAPSAPPPEKQSDIYRRTRIVISFWLIVLCLGVPIWWKTTTIYRANLPLDGMMQWAEGKACRPVFPLQISVKADALQDNEAQNLVRLTQHALDDHNDFSGHHLRLQLAPKGGASPSPAADDDSHVALTIQLAPGESNSATLDPDSAVLNIGYPSNAIPSASSSSSALATYIANELQSTFSEEQSIISYLLSTSSAPDAKPQGLTPEVVDRLSKRTTRSLRYSPTYHLTFSLFTAGAAPSTWDIEKAIEEYMKPMLDVLGPIHNFTIDTQVQLYATPGAQSQVLSKEDLASFINAAEWPLSPSIAGAPTVNFVIYIGDQKIGLDSETETSQSWMFPQWGSVYLLSLPETTTHVSSETLKQPMLTFTGHLLSLLGTPQSGSLPLRLSTLSRIRSADLLLRASSTLGSLARLSLALPSISIPHSVADGVASTMEHLQQACASLGAPSGLLHARIAEEEAERAFFEKSMVGQLYFPDEHKIAVYLPLLGPVGVPLVMGLINELRGWIQRRRQRAKDAGEKKAQ, encoded by the exons ATGGCGCCCGGCGACGTCAAAGACACTTCCGCGGCGCCGTCCGCTCCGCCCCCCGAGAAACAATCCGACATTTACAGGAGAACCCGTATCGTCATCTCCTTTTGGTTGATAGTGCTGTGTTTGGGCGTGCCGATATGGTGGAAGACTACTACGATATACCGGGCGAATCTCCCTCTCGATGGGATGATGCAGTGGGCTGAGGGAAAA GCTTGTCGTCCTGTGTTTCCTCTTCAGATCTCTGTGAAAGCGGATGCGCTGCAGGATAATGAGGCGCAGAATCTTGTGCGGTTGACGCAGCATGCTCTTGACGACCATAACGACTTCTCGGGACATCATCTGCGTCTTCAACTTGCTCCCAAGGGGGGCGCTTCGCCTTCGCccgccgccgatgatgatTCCCATGTCGCACTCACGATCCAACTTGCGCCTGGCGAGAGCAACTCTGCTACTTTAGACCCCGACTCGGCTGTCCTCAACATCGGTTATCCCTCCAACGCAATCCCTTCtgcgtcgtcatcgtcttccgCACTCGCTACATACATCGCAAACGAGCTACAGTCGACATTCTCCGAAGAACAATCCATCATTTCATACCTCCTATCGACATCTTCAGCCCCCGATGCGAAACCTCAAGGCTTGACCCCCGAGGTCGTCGACAGGTTGTCAAAGCGAACTACACGATCTCTACGATACTCGCCAACATACCATCTTACCTTCTCCCTATTCACAGCCGGCGCAGCACCGAGCACGTGGGATATTGAGAAGGCGATCGAGGAGTACATGAAGCCGATGCTTGATGTCCTAGGCCCAATTCATAACTTTACTATTGATACTCAGGTTCAGCTGTATGCGACGCCCGGTGCTCAATCGCAGGTGTTGAGTAAGGAGGACCTAGCATCTTTCATCAATGCTGCTGAATGGCCTCTGTCTCCTTCAATTGCGGGTGCTCCGACCGTCAACTTTGTTATCTACATTGGCGACCAGAAGATTGGCCTTGATTCGGAGACAGAGACGTCACAGTCGTGGATGTTTCCCCAATGGGGCAGTGTATACTTGCTTTCGCTACCCGAGACAACGACGCATGTATCCAGTGAGACACTCAAGCAGCCAATGCTCACATTCACTGGACATTTGCTGTCACTCCTGGGTACACCTCAGTCAGGTTCCCTCCCACTACGACTATCCACCCTCTCCCGCATCCGCTCAGCagatctcctcctccgcgCCTCATCAACTCTCGGTTCTCTCGCCCGTCTGTCTCTCGCCCtcccctcaatctcaatTCCCCACAGTGTCGCCGATGGAGTTGCTTCAACAATGgagcatcttcaacaagcatGTGCCAGTCTCGGCGCTCCCTCTGGACTCTTGCACGCTAGAAtcgcagaggaagaggcagagCGAGCGTTTTTCGAGAAGAGCATGGTTGGACAGCTATACTTCCCTGATGAGCATAAGATAGCGGTGTATTTACCGCTGCTGGGACCGGTGGGTGTTCCATTGGTTATGGGACTTATTAATGAGCTT
- a CDS encoding hypothetical protein (EggNog:ENOG41), with product MVDSPELTIRQDSAGDEPPSRFPDLVNDEKPTGRYTPDLLAGVYRGIRKLPSVKLSRSPSRLHLKSSSGSLHSAHSSTSSAPPASEAPPQHARNLTLQYSLSKPLPRSPPYQESIHPQDSTSPNLPSVPEGQIPSPKFFDPSPSTSPLPTPPPKTESFFDSRSSTMESASAPPQHPYGAHEANNSMSSVSSASRYDSQEQPDGLKPRGTGSASAGPSPNVAQRATPVGGPSNGPSTHLSGLMCNVHRTTGREPHALVGATTTILGDKLYVFGGRILSRSRPAPLTSDMYELDLIRRHWTKLETTGDVPPPRYFHSMCALGDTKMVCYGGMSPAPNQPPGGDQQQPEITVMSDIYIYDVNTRAWTFIPTQDPPQGRYAHCACILPSSATFSSHRAPLSALQHNPSTGNPNEGRIGINIDGSGGAEMVIVGGQDGRNNYIEQISVFNLRSLKWTSTQPLDRSWGAYRSVTAPLPPSVASKLGRRQSNGMQRHDGGISQEAREPGASMLIYCNYNFLDVKLELQIRAPDGTLTERPMSGNYSPPGLRFPNGGVIDTHFVVSGTYLTSSRQEYALWALDLRTLTWSRIDAGGSVFSQGSWNRGVLWNRRNTFVILGNRKRSLVDDYNHRRINFSNVCMVELEAFGFYDNPRKTSPLSGFISASSPYAGPGLSLARKAGYTAGGRYHSRASEELGEKSFAMRELADMDILCIGGERIPVNSRIVGRRWGPYFVQLLREGTATQDGSDAMTLRSGLSSNPLRASAITITPNSRVADSSSSMISTVGSSLSSSGAASSTAASSFTTGAMSHEANPTNINAAPTPHSLPPNSRPRCLYLPHTYLTIQALLHFLYTSSLPPPTSPLCTPQILCSLLQIARPYRIDGLLEAVVERLHALLDSRNAAAVFNATAMAAGGGRGIDGSLNPNFFVGTLDPVGSPTNTSDFSLGHTPGDSFSSDLQTRTEGLTLNTNVQQLSRPSSDELSATTSQSGSEWSSSEIGGSERDNFVWNGELSSVIGLQKRGLRGLMEGRRMRERTGTAAGGNGMGPSYTSGQGQQRVGLGIAGS from the coding sequence ATGGTTGATTCTCCAGAACTAACAATCCGTCAGGATTCAGCAGGCGACGAACCTCCTTCTCGTTTCCCCGATCTCGTTAACGACGAAAAGCCGACCGGCCGATATACCCCCGATCTTCTTGCTGGCGTCTATCGAGGAATTCGAAAGCTACCTTCAGTCAAGCTCTCGAGAAGTCCTTCACGGTTGCACTTAAAGAGCTCATCCGGAAGTCTACACTCCGCTCATTCCTCCACCTCGAGTGCACCCCCCGCAAGCGAAGCGCCTCCTCAGCATGCTCGAAACTTGACCCTTCAGTATAGTTTGTCGAAGCCTCTACCGCGGTCGCCGCCGTATCAAGAATCTATACATCCTCAAGATTCGACCTCCCCCAATCTGCCTAGTGTGCCAGAGGGGCAGATTCCTTCACCCAAGTTCTTCGATCCGTCACCTTCGACCTCACCACTACCGACACCGCCCCCGAAGACAGAAAGTTTCTTTGATAGCCGATCAAGCACTATGGAGTCAGCATCTGCGCCACCGCAGCACCCATATGGCGCCCACGAAGCCAATAATAGCATGAGCAGTGTGTCGAGTGCCTCCAGATATGACTCGCAAGAACAACCCGACGGCCTGAAGCCCAGAGGTACTGGATCAGCTTCTGCTGGTCCATCACCCAATGTCGCTCAACGGGCAACCCCTGTAGGCGGACCTTCCAATGGCCCTTCAACACACTTGTCCGGTCTTATGTGCAATGTTCACCGAACGACTGGACGTGAGCCCCATGCCCTAGTCGGAGCTACAACTACCATCCTGGGCGACAAGCTCTATGTGTTTGGAGGCCGGATCCTGTCTAGAAGCCGACCTGCGCCTCTGACATCGGATATGTACGAGTTGGATCTGATTCGTCGACACTGGACGAAGCTGGAAACAACAGGCGACGTTCCACCACCTCGATACTTCCACTCCATGTGCGCTTTGGGTGACACCAAGATGGTTTGTTACGGTGGCATGTCACCTGCCCCTAACCAGCCTCCTGGTGGTGACCAGCAGCAACCCGAAATCACTGTCATGTCTGATATCTACATCTACGACGTCAACACCAGAGCCTGGACCTTTATTCCGACACAAGACCCTCCCCAGGGCCGCTACGCCCATTGCGCCTGCATCCTTCCTTCATCTGCCACCTTTTCTTCGCACCGCGCTCCTCTTTCTGCTTTACAACATAATCCTTCGACTGGCAACCCTAATGAGGGCCGAATCGGCATTAATATTGATGGTTCAGGTGGTGCAGAAATGGTCATTGTTGGTGGACAGGATGGCAGAAACAATTACATTGAGCAGATCAGTGTCTTCAACTTGCGAAGCCTGAAATGGACCTCAACACAGCCTCTCGACAGAAGCTGGGGCGCATATAGGAGTGTGACTGCCCCTCTTCCGCCTTCAGTGGCTTCCAAACTCGGCCGCCGACAATCGAACGGTATGCAACGTCACGATGGAGGTATCAGCCAAGAAGCCCGTGAACCAGGGGCTTCGATGTTGATTTACTGCAATTATAACTTCTTGGACGTTAAGCTCGAGCTACAAATCCGGGCGCCTGACGGTACTCTCACAGAGCGGCCAATGTCAGGCAACTATTCACCACCAGGATTGCGATTCCCGAACGGCGGAGTTATCGATACCCATTTTGTCGTCAGTGGCACGTACCTAACCTCATCTCGACAAGAATATGCGCTCTGGGCTCTAGATCTGCGAACCTTGACATGGAGTCGTATCGATGCCGGAGGAAGTGTGTTCAGCCAGGGAAGCTGGAATCGTGGAGTTTTATGGAACCGCCGAAACACATTTGTGATCTTGGGCAATAGGAAAAGGAGTCTCGTCGATGACTATAATCATCGACGTATCAACTTTTCCAATGTGTGCATGGTCGAGTTGGAAGCATTTGGCTTTTACGACAATCCCCGCAAGACAAGTCCACTTTCAGGTTTCATCTCAGCCAGCAGCCCTTATGCTGGGCCTGGTCTGAGTTTGGCGCGCAAAGCAGGATACACAGCGGGTGGACGATACCACTCAAGGGCGAGCGAGGAGCTTGGCGAGAAGTCATTCGCCATGCGCGAACTTGCCGATATGGATATTCTGTGCATCGGTGGCGAGCGTATTCCAGTCAACTCGAGAATCGTCGGACGACGATGGGGACCTTATTTCGTGCAACTTCTACGGGAGGGAACGGCGACACAGGATGGGAGCGATGCCATGACTCTTAGATCTGGTCTCTCAAGCAACCCATTACGCGCATCGGCCATCACAATCACACCGAACTCGAGGGTAGCAGACAGCTCATCCTCCATGATTAGCACTGTTGGCTCGTCACTGAGCTCTTCTGGTGCCGCTTCAAGCACCGCAGCTTCAAGTTTCACCACAGGCGCCATGAGCCATGAGGCCAACCCGACGAACATTAACGCGGCGCCTACACCTCACTCACTACCGCCAAACTCACGACCGAGATGTCTTTACCTCCCACACACATATCTTACGATCCAGGCGCTGCTTCACTTCCTCTACACGAGCTCTCTCCCACCTCCGACATCTCCTCTTTGCACCCCCCAGATCCTTTGCTCGCTACTCCAGATCGCCCGACCGTACCGTATTGACGGACTATTGGAGGCTGTAGTCGAGCGACTTCACGCCTTGCTCGACAGTCGCAACGCTGCGGCTGTTTTCAATGCTACAGCCATGGCAGCTGGCGGTGGCCGAGGCATTGATGGATCCCTCAACCCCAATTTCTTTGTTGGAACTCTGGATCCTGTGGGCTCGCCTACTAACACTTCCGACTTTTCTCTGGGACATACCCCTGGCGACAGTTTCTCATCGGATCTTCAGACTCGTACTGAGGGCCTGACGCTCAACACCAATGTGCAACAACTGAGCAGACCATCCAGCGATGAGCTATCTGCTACAACAAGCCAGAGCGGTTCAGAGTGGAGTTCCTCGGAGATTGGAGGCAGCGAACGCGACAACTTTGTATGGAATGGTGAACTAAGCAGTGTAATTGGCCTACAGAAGCGAGGTCTTCGAGGCTTGATGGAGGGTAGGAGGATGAGAGAACGAACAGGCACAGCAGCTGGTGGAAATGGCATGGGGCCAAGCTACACAAGCGGACAAGGCCAACAGCGTGTTGGTCTGGGAATAGCAGGATCATAA
- a CDS encoding hypothetical protein (EggNog:ENOG41) yields MPLPLSITAPAAAASLAYLNARSSTWYDLFLLRCVITAASRMYYREWTDRLNLYYLLENIATNSSTSGRALLIFEGKRLSYKDVYQQVLKYGQWLKNEGVKKGDIVALDFQNSDSYIFVWLGLWSIGAKPAFLNYNLSGASLIHCLKAATTKLCIVDPNVEENVGQDVRDQLKDIRFIIHTPEVEAQIAATEGIRVPDSDRSEKSLSSMAILIYTSGTTGMPKAAIVSWGKLIVAGSMSEQLLDRSKGDIMYSSMPLYHSSATIFSFSATLLSGSTQALGRKFSTKTFWNEVRDSGATSILYVGETLRYLLAAPPQHDPETGECLDKKHNVKVAFGNGLRPDIWNEFKERFGVEGICEFYAATEGTFATFNLSKNDYAAGAIGRNGWVYNLIMSFSVALVEVDWETDLPKRNPDTGRCYKARTGEPGEMLFRLPSGNPFGRFQGYYNNRAATEAKVLRDVFSKGDTWFRTGDVVRWDSDGRIYFHDRIGDTFRWKGENVSTAEVSDALCKHPSVKEANVYGVSLPHHDGRAGCAAVHLSSDPTAETMQDIATHVRAELPKFARPLFLRIMSELGGGQITGTMKQQKHALREAGVDPTGDKSLGEIYWLKEESYVPFTEKDWRELQGGKAKL; encoded by the exons ATGCCTC TCCCCCTTTCAATAACTGCCCCTGCGGCCGCGGCATCGCTAGCATACTTGAATGCCCGATCGTCAACATGGTAcgacctcttcctcctgcgCTGCGTAATCACCGCCGCTTCACGAATGTACTATCGCGAATGGACCGATCGCCTGAATCTATACTACCTCCTCGAAAACATAGCTACCAACTCTTCAACCTCTGGTCGCGCATTACTCATATTCGAGGGGAAACGTCTTTCGTATAAAGATGTTTACCAGCAGGTGCTGAAGTATGGCCAATGGCTAAAGAACGAGGGAGTCAAGAAAGGAGATATCGTAGCGCTCGACTTTCAAAACTCGGATTCGTATATCTTTGTATGGCTTGGCCTCTGGAGCATTGGAGCGAAGCCAGCGTTTTTGAACTATAACCTCTCTGGAGCCTCGTTGATCCATTGCTTGAAGGCTGCTACGACAAAGTTATGTATCGTGGATCCTAACGTCGAGGAGAATGTTGGACAAGACGTTCGTGATCAGCTGAAGGACATTCGCTTCATCATTCATACTCCTGAAGTTGAAGCGCAAATCGCTGCGACAGAAGGTATCCGCGTGCCGGACTCCGACCGATCCGAGAAGAGTCTTTCAAGCATGGCTATTCTCATTTACACCTCTGGAACGACCGGCATGCCCAAAGCTGCCATCGTGTCCTGGGGAAAGTTGATCGTTGCTGGCTCAATGTCCGAACAACTCCTTGACCGATCAAAAGGCGACATCATGTACTCC TCAATGCCCCTATATCACTCCTCTGCAacaatcttctccttcagcgCAACTCTCCTCTCAGGGAGCACCCAAGCCCTGGGCCGCAAATTCTCGACTAAGACCTTCTGGAATGAAGTCCGCGACTCAGGCGCAACATCAATCCTCTACGTCGGCGAGACCCTGCGGTACTTACTCGCCGCACCACCGCAGCACGATCCTGAAACAGGTGAATGTCTCGACAAGAAGCACAACGTCAAAGTAGCTTTTGGAAACGGTTTAAGACCAGATATCTGGAATGAATTCAAAGAACGTTTCGGCGTTGAGGGAATCTGTGAATTCTACGCTGCCACAGAAGGAACCTTTGCGACCTTCAACCTTAGCAAAAACGACTACGCCGCTGGCGCAATCGGTCGCAATGGCTGGGTATACAACCTAATCATGAGCTTCTCCGTCGCTCTGGTAGAAGTCGATTGGGAAACTGATCTGCCCAAGCGCAACCCCGACACAGGGCGCTGCTACAAAGCTCGTACCGGCGAACCAGGTGAAATGCTCTTCCGTCTACCGTCAGGGAACCCATTTGGTCGCTTCCAAGGCTACTACAACAATCGCGCAGCTACAGAAGCAAAAGTCCTTCGCGATGTATTTAGTAAAGGCGATACCTGGTTTCGCACAGGCGATGTCGTGAGGTGGGATAGCGATGGACGCATTTACTTCCACGATCGTATAGGCGATACATTCCGCTGGAAGGGCGAGAATGTTTCCACCGCCGAAGTCAGTGATGCACTATGTAAACACCCCTCCGTCAAAGAAGCAAACGTATACGGTGTATCGCTTCCCCATCACGATGGAAGAGCAGGTTGTGCAGCAGTCCACTTATCCTCTGATCCTACTGCAGAGACAATGCAGGACATAGCTACTCACGTGCGCGCTGAGTTGCCCAAGTTCGCGAGACcgttgttcttgagaatCATGAGTGAGCTCGGCGGTGGGCAGATCACGGGGACTATGAAGCAGCAGAAACATGCGCTGCGAGAAGCAGGTGTTGATCCAACTGGTGATAAGAGTCTTGGGGAGATATACTGGCTCAAGGAGGAGAGCTATGTGCCGTTTACGGAGAAGGATTGGAGAGAGCTTCAGGGTGGAAAGGCGAAGCTGTAA
- a CDS encoding hypothetical protein (EggNog:ENOG41~MEROPS:MER0000457), translated as MPVSKEVVQDILKAIPARIRGPGGAVAVLSDGALVDQRVWGYADFNRRIPMTDDTLIPICSISKQMLCGLVADLEKNPTPKLAEKGDVKTQFEEKLKEVLPELAKTGELKIDHLCNNRSGIRDYWAITLLWGAKPEDPYSIAEHNEKVLKTIKSTHFTPGTEYSYCNTNFNIVARVVEATTGESLSDLLNARIFGPAGMETARLGADTAKLPPPCVGYEGDEDRGYIPAENRIEWAGDAGIIASLGDMIAYESFLDRSLFDPTSWYRAIFKPTSFTDGVPSIYSQGLGHSQYGSVAGIGHGGALRGFRLYRAHVPEERLSVVAMFNHEADAATLVEHIIQTTLALQKPPPPTLVDASPAWPGIYLDDGTQLAVTIKNGKKGQIVVNYANYAEPVNLTDPERGESRAMVAVVDGDNLRIHRLKENRTLNAKRLKIGDTPVDNSVFTGDFYSEEIGSTFHCVDQGGLMFGTFEGFLGHSPAQFMRYLGGDVWALANPRGMDAKPPGDWTLVFHRDETGGVTGVTIGCWLARKIEFVKR; from the coding sequence ATGCCCGTGTCAAAGGAAGTAGTCCAGGATATCCTCAAGGCGATCCCAGCCCGCATCCGCGGTCCAGGCGGTGCTGTCGCCGTCCTCTCAGATGGAGCCCTCGTTGACCAGCGCGTCTGGGGTTACGCCGACTTCAACCGCAGAATCCCCATGACGGATGATACGCTAATTCCCATATGCTCGATCTCAAAACAGATGCTCTGTGGATTGGTTGCAGACCTAGAAAAGAACCCCACGCCGAAATTGGCGGAGAAGGGAGACGTGAAGACGCAGtttgaggagaagttgaAAGAGGTTCTTCCGGAGCTTGCCAAGACTGGAGAGTTGAAGATTGACCATTTGTGTAACAATCGATCTGGCATTCGCGACTACTGGGCTATCACGCTACTATGGGGTGCGAAGCCTGAGGATCCTTACTCTATTGCTGAGCACAATGAGAAGGTGTTGAAGACGATCAAGTCGACCCATTTCACACCCGGAACGGAGTACTCTTACTGCAACACCAACTTCAACATTGTAGCACGTGTCGTCGAAGCTACTACCGGGGAGTCGCTCTCAGATCTCCTTAATGCACGAATCTTTGGACCGGCTGGTATGGAGACTGCTCGGCTTGGTGCAGACACGGCGAAACTCCCACCGCCTTGCGTTGGATATGAGGGCGATGAGGACAGAGGTTATATTCCTGCCGAGAACCGCATCGAGTGGGCTGGCGACGCAGGTATCATCGCTTCACTCGGCGACATGATCGCTTACGAGTCGTTCCTCGATCGTAGCCTGTTCGATCCTACCAGCTGGTACCGCGCAATCTTCAAGCCTACATCTTTCACAGACGGTGTTCCTTCGATATACTCCCAGGGTCTTGGTCACAGTCAATACGGCAGTGTAGCTGGAATCGGCCACGGCGGCGCTCTTCGTGGTTTCAGACTTTATCGAGCTCATGTCCCAGAAGAGCGTCTTTCAGTTGTGGCCATGTTCAACCATGAAGCTGATGCTGCAACACTCGTCGAACATATCATCCAGACTACTCTGGCTCTTCAGAAGCCTCCACCACCTACACTTGTTGATGCATCACCTGCCTGGCCGGGTATCTATCTTGACGATGGAACTCAACTGGCTGTCACGATCAAGAATGGTAAAAAGGGACAGATCGTGGTGAACTACGCCAACTATGCTGAGCCCGTCAATCTGACGGACCCTGAACGTGGAGAATCTCGTGCGATGGTAGCTGTGGTCGATGGGGACAATCTTCGCATTCACCGCCTGAAGGAGAACAGAACCCTAAACGCAAAGCGCCTCAAGATTGGCGACACACCCGTTGACAACTCAGTTTTCACGGGAGACTTTTACTCCGAAGAGATTGGCTCAACATTCCACTGCGTGGACCAAGGTGGGCTCATGTTTGGTACGTTTGAGGGGTTCTTGGGTCATAGCCCGGCTCAGTTCATGAGATATCTTGGAGGGGACGTCTGGGCCCTTGCGAACCCGAGAGGTATGGATGCGAAGCCTCCTGGGGACTGGACGCTCGTATTCCATCGAGACGAGACGGGTGGTGTTACTGGAGTGACGATTGGATGTTGGTTGGCGAGGAAGATTGAGTTTGTGAAGAGGTGA